In Pseudobdellovibrionaceae bacterium, the following proteins share a genomic window:
- a CDS encoding TolC family protein has translation MRNALYFGYKVLKISFWISGFFVFRSHWVYAVEIHHEHGLHFECALPKKTQEVVECAKENHPDVLRKKHELEYQAFSVDTARQLPNPELEVEFTKGAKNTSDSMIAIVQSIEWGGKRKARVQAAKAKNAVMDSDLKELQADVIRQTVLHLHRLRQLEQERRIFKTTIKTLETLIQQQKSLPQLSPEQQVTQSVYRMALMDAKIKSAILFDEERALEHYFHVSTGHSLDELKEVLPRPPLTWPTISETPSQKRLSPAQLKTLAEEAEFNALWAQAQSDTWPRLKVGPMWNAQSNTNGGTQSLWGLKVMMDLPLLNQNAPARTFAQAGISKNEKDMSLLQSVESHERTEQLKVYRRAVSILKDVPDMSTVEKDFKKNESLAQRGLVSGPLLIEFHRQRAELTQSRNQRELKALEALWLIYHYDGRIFLETL, from the coding sequence ATGAGGAACGCACTTTATTTTGGCTATAAAGTTTTAAAAATTTCATTTTGGATTTCTGGTTTTTTTGTTTTCCGCTCTCACTGGGTTTATGCAGTAGAGATTCACCACGAACATGGTCTGCATTTTGAATGTGCCCTACCTAAAAAAACGCAAGAAGTCGTGGAATGCGCGAAAGAAAATCACCCCGATGTGTTAAGAAAAAAACATGAACTGGAATACCAAGCCTTCTCCGTTGATACAGCCCGACAGCTTCCCAATCCAGAGTTGGAAGTAGAATTCACTAAAGGGGCTAAAAACACTTCAGACTCTATGATTGCTATTGTGCAATCTATTGAGTGGGGTGGAAAAAGAAAAGCAAGGGTTCAAGCTGCAAAAGCTAAAAATGCAGTTATGGACTCTGATCTTAAAGAATTGCAGGCTGATGTGATTCGCCAAACTGTACTTCATCTACATAGATTAAGACAACTTGAACAAGAAAGGCGAATTTTTAAAACTACAATCAAAACTTTAGAGACACTGATTCAACAACAAAAATCCTTACCCCAACTGAGCCCCGAACAGCAGGTCACACAGTCGGTATATCGCATGGCACTTATGGATGCCAAAATAAAAAGCGCCATTCTTTTTGACGAAGAACGCGCTTTAGAACATTACTTCCACGTGTCTACAGGGCATTCTTTAGATGAGCTTAAAGAGGTGCTACCACGACCTCCTTTAACTTGGCCCACTATTTCTGAAACACCTTCTCAAAAACGGCTGTCACCAGCCCAATTAAAAACACTCGCGGAAGAAGCCGAATTTAACGCCTTATGGGCTCAAGCCCAATCAGACACTTGGCCGCGCTTAAAAGTTGGTCCCATGTGGAACGCACAGTCCAATACTAATGGAGGAACACAGTCTCTTTGGGGATTAAAGGTGATGATGGATTTACCCTTATTAAATCAAAATGCACCAGCACGAACTTTTGCTCAAGCAGGTATAAGCAAAAACGAAAAAGATATGAGTTTACTTCAAAGTGTTGAAAGCCATGAGCGCACAGAACAACTTAAAGTTTATAGAAGAGCCGTTTCCATACTTAAGGATGTTCCTGATATGTCTACCGTCGAAAAAGACTTTAAAAAGAACGAGTCCCTTGCACAAAGAGGACTTGTATCTGGTCCATTACTTATTGAATTTCATCGCCAAAGAGCAGAGTTGACACAAAGTCGTAACCAACGCGAATTGAAAGCACTTGAAGCCCTTTGGCTCATCTATCACTACGACGGTCGTATATTTTTGGAGACCTTATGA
- a CDS encoding NYN domain-containing protein, whose translation MDKIKISQNVAILVDGNNIERSLHEIYKKKSAMLNFDTLIPRLIEDRGLNRLIYFREGKNISSKLAERLHENFYGSVRPCHKSADIPLSIKATQLASKVDTIVIMSGDSDYIETVRHLKAEGVRVEICAVKETTAQILIDECDYFHPITKDDCFVYMNKKRP comes from the coding sequence ATGGATAAAATTAAAATTTCACAAAACGTGGCTATTTTGGTTGATGGTAACAACATCGAACGCAGTCTCCACGAAATTTATAAAAAGAAATCAGCTATGCTAAACTTTGACACTCTTATTCCTCGCTTGATTGAAGATCGAGGGCTCAATCGTTTGATCTACTTTCGCGAAGGGAAAAACATTTCATCAAAATTAGCCGAACGACTCCATGAAAACTTTTATGGTTCTGTAAGACCTTGTCATAAATCCGCAGATATCCCTCTGTCTATCAAAGCCACACAGCTCGCCAGCAAAGTAGACACCATTGTCATCATGTCTGGAGACTCGGATTATATTGAAACAGTAAGGCATCTTAAGGCTGAGGGTGTAAGAGTTGAAATCTGTGCAGTGAAAGAAACTACAGCGCAAATTTTGATTGATGAATGCGACTACTTTCACCCCATCACTAAAGACGACTGCTTTGTGTATATGAACAAGAAGCGCCCTTGA
- a CDS encoding RNA-binding protein: MGKKIYIGNLSYSVDNQALAELFAQFGDVESSHIVMDRDSGRSKGFGFVEMSTDDEASTAIEKLNNYDFSGRNLNVSEAKPMAPRENRGGGRGNFGSRSRY, encoded by the coding sequence ATGGGTAAAAAAATATATATCGGTAACCTTTCTTATAGCGTAGATAATCAAGCTTTGGCGGAGCTATTTGCTCAGTTCGGAGATGTGGAGTCTTCGCATATTGTTATGGACCGTGATTCTGGTCGCAGTAAGGGTTTTGGCTTTGTAGAAATGTCTACAGATGACGAAGCTTCAACAGCTATTGAAAAGTTAAATAACTATGACTTTTCTGGTCGTAACCTGAATGTGAGCGAAGCTAAACCCATGGCTCCACGTGAAAATCGTGGCGGTGGTCGAGGTAACTTCGGCAGTCGTTCGCGCTACTAG
- the nirK gene encoding copper-containing nitrite reductase, with protein sequence MVRYLVVMASIVFISGCFGSKKFDPAKSVIKGEEEAVLTSPPNVPPPITRKHNTKLVVKLDVIEQKMNISEGVEYTFWTFGGTVPGSFIRVKEGDLIEFHLRNHPTSKMPHNIDLHAVTGPGGGASASFTLPGQETVFSFKAINQGLYVYHCATAPVGMHIANGMYGLILVEPKDGLPKVDREYYVMQGDFYTKGKYGTQGYQPFDMEKAVDEHPTYVVFNGATNALTGDNALKANVGETVRLFVGNGGPNLISSFHVIGEIFDNVHREGGTLVDHNIQTTMVPAGGASIVDFKVDVPGSLVLVDHSIFRAFNKGALGLIKVEGDENKDIFTGQTEVKVYMPEGGAIQKINEKEQVTKAVTLADQMNLGKNVYTQNCAACHQADGSGIKGAFPPLAKSDWLNQDVKRSISAVKNGLSGEIRVNGDVYNGVMPSLGLSSEDIANVLTYVYNSWGNNKKVVSPKDVDAVPSKPMSLDH encoded by the coding sequence GTGGTACGGTATTTAGTTGTAATGGCGTCTATTGTGTTTATATCGGGGTGTTTTGGAAGCAAAAAGTTTGACCCCGCAAAATCTGTCATCAAAGGCGAGGAAGAAGCCGTCTTGACGTCTCCTCCTAACGTACCACCACCTATTACCAGAAAGCACAACACCAAACTGGTTGTGAAACTGGATGTGATTGAACAAAAAATGAATATCTCTGAGGGTGTGGAATACACCTTCTGGACTTTTGGCGGAACTGTTCCTGGAAGCTTCATTCGTGTTAAAGAAGGGGACTTGATCGAATTTCACTTAAGAAACCACCCGACTTCAAAAATGCCTCACAACATTGACTTGCATGCTGTGACTGGGCCTGGAGGGGGCGCGAGTGCGTCTTTCACTCTACCTGGTCAGGAGACGGTCTTTTCTTTCAAAGCCATTAACCAAGGGCTTTATGTGTATCACTGTGCGACTGCTCCAGTGGGAATGCACATTGCAAACGGAATGTATGGTTTGATCTTGGTGGAACCTAAGGACGGTCTACCCAAAGTGGATCGTGAATACTATGTGATGCAAGGGGATTTTTACACCAAGGGTAAGTACGGAACTCAAGGGTATCAGCCGTTTGATATGGAAAAAGCTGTGGATGAACATCCTACTTACGTTGTTTTTAACGGAGCCACTAACGCTTTAACTGGAGATAATGCTTTAAAGGCCAACGTAGGTGAAACTGTCAGATTGTTTGTGGGTAACGGTGGTCCTAACCTGATCTCTTCTTTCCACGTGATTGGGGAAATCTTTGATAACGTCCACAGAGAAGGTGGAACCTTGGTGGATCACAATATTCAGACTACTATGGTCCCTGCAGGTGGAGCTTCAATCGTAGATTTCAAAGTGGATGTACCAGGAAGCTTAGTACTGGTGGATCACTCGATCTTTAGAGCTTTTAACAAAGGAGCTTTAGGTTTAATTAAAGTTGAAGGTGATGAGAACAAAGACATTTTCACAGGTCAAACTGAAGTGAAAGTCTATATGCCTGAAGGTGGAGCAATCCAAAAGATCAACGAAAAAGAACAAGTGACAAAGGCCGTGACACTTGCTGATCAAATGAATTTAGGAAAGAACGTCTACACACAAAACTGTGCGGCCTGTCACCAAGCAGATGGTTCAGGAATCAAAGGTGCCTTTCCTCCACTGGCTAAATCAGATTGGTTAAACCAAGATGTGAAGCGTTCTATCAGTGCAGTTAAAAATGGTTTGAGTGGTGAAATCAGAGTGAATGGGGATGTGTACAACGGTGTGATGCCCTCCCTTGGATTATCCAGTGAGGACATTGCTAACGTCTTAACTTATGTTTACAACTCATGGGGTAATAATAAGAAAGTGGTGAGTCCTAAAGATGTGGACGCTGTTCCTTCTAAACCTATGAGTTTGGATCACTAA
- a CDS encoding formylglycine-generating enzyme family protein, with product MAPMATGKDKAKVAVPTFAVSSFEMMTRPVTRQEYQNFINKNKEWSKGQVSQLFADEMYMNGWSTKDSPKMPATFVSWFAAKAFCESLSMRLPTVNEWEYVAAASETSKDANRDSAFLARILEWYGEPRTHKIKNAGSIYKNIYGVWDMHGLIWEWVDDFNSSFVTGESREDSSMDKNMFCGAGAVSSGDKENYAAFMRFAFRSGLKGNSTIWNLGFRCVRDI from the coding sequence ATGGCTCCGATGGCTACAGGTAAAGACAAAGCCAAGGTTGCCGTTCCTACTTTTGCAGTTTCAAGTTTTGAAATGATGACTCGTCCTGTGACTCGGCAAGAGTATCAGAACTTTATAAACAAAAATAAGGAATGGTCCAAAGGGCAAGTGTCTCAACTTTTTGCTGATGAAATGTATATGAACGGCTGGTCCACTAAAGATTCACCTAAAATGCCAGCCACCTTTGTATCGTGGTTTGCGGCTAAGGCTTTTTGTGAATCTTTGTCTATGCGCCTGCCTACGGTCAATGAGTGGGAGTATGTAGCCGCAGCATCCGAAACATCTAAGGATGCCAATAGAGACTCTGCTTTTTTGGCTAGAATCTTAGAGTGGTATGGTGAGCCTCGCACTCATAAAATTAAAAATGCAGGCAGTATTTATAAAAACATTTATGGTGTCTGGGACATGCACGGGCTGATCTGGGAATGGGTGGATGACTTCAACTCTAGTTTTGTAACTGGTGAAAGCCGTGAAGACAGCTCTATGGATAAAAATATGTTTTGTGGTGCGGGTGCGGTCTCTTCTGGAGATAAAGAAAACTACGCGGCCTTTATGCGCTTTGCTTTTCGTTCAGGGTTAAAAGGCAATTCCACAATTTGGAATCTGGGTTTTCGATGTGTGAGGGATATATGA
- a CDS encoding SCO family protein produces the protein MKSILLSMLFLFSSITFISDSCLLFSNSIFAKVSLSSGSPANRSLFLFANRAYANVSLFELSTVWKNQNNEDVVLSDLKGSPTLITMMYTSCVHTCPMIVSKLEEINKQLKKAKLPPVKVVMASFDEKADTPEALKAYMKKRKLSEKDWTLLSPSSTSTARELSVLLGISFKKLDDKDFSHSNIITLLDKDGVAIAKIESLAADTKVFVEALKKQIQPKKKK, from the coding sequence ATGAAATCGATTTTATTGAGCATGTTATTTCTATTTTCAAGTATTACTTTTATAAGTGACTCCTGTTTGTTGTTTTCAAATAGTATTTTTGCAAAGGTCTCTTTGTCTTCAGGTAGTCCAGCAAATCGCTCTTTATTTTTATTTGCAAACAGGGCTTACGCCAATGTCTCTTTATTTGAGTTGAGTACGGTTTGGAAAAATCAAAATAATGAAGATGTAGTTCTAAGTGATCTTAAGGGTAGCCCTACGCTCATCACTATGATGTACACCAGTTGTGTGCACACCTGTCCTATGATTGTGTCTAAGTTAGAAGAGATCAATAAGCAGTTAAAAAAGGCCAAACTTCCTCCTGTAAAGGTCGTTATGGCGTCCTTTGATGAAAAGGCCGACACTCCAGAGGCGCTGAAGGCCTATATGAAAAAACGCAAGCTTTCCGAAAAGGATTGGACACTGTTGTCGCCCAGTTCAACCAGTACGGCCAGAGAGTTGTCAGTGCTTTTGGGGATCAGTTTTAAAAAGTTAGATGACAAAGATTTTTCCCATTCTAATATTATCACTTTATTGGATAAAGACGGTGTGGCTATTGCTAAGATTGAAAGTCTTGCGGCAGATACAAAGGTGTTTGTTGAAGCTTTAAAAAAACAAATTCAACCTAAGAAAAAGAAATAA
- a CDS encoding Crp/Fnr family transcriptional regulator produces the protein MKSTPINTGIIQELKAFPLFKNIDQKTLEDLCSLSDVILSSHRDTLFAADTKAEYFYIVLSGAYKLSKSSPSGEIIILHFCPPGDLMAAFMMSKDSPIYPLTSTAIGPSRALRIPQKTYLKHWTQNIDLILHVQRLLTERMTTIQSQRALTKAPLSSKIASLLINLIDKQTAIHDNIQIPIPLTRKEIADSVGSSVESIIRIMSEWSKKGYISTNEQTITIANTAKIIEIMKAEQ, from the coding sequence ATGAAAAGCACACCCATAAACACTGGCATCATTCAAGAGCTTAAGGCTTTTCCCCTATTTAAAAATATAGATCAAAAGACTTTAGAAGATTTATGCTCTTTGTCTGACGTTATTCTTTCCAGCCACCGAGACACACTGTTTGCTGCGGACACTAAAGCCGAGTACTTTTATATTGTCCTCAGCGGAGCCTATAAGCTCAGTAAATCTTCACCCTCAGGGGAGATCATCATTTTACACTTCTGCCCTCCTGGTGACCTTATGGCAGCTTTTATGATGTCTAAAGATTCTCCTATTTATCCTCTCACTTCCACGGCTATCGGTCCGTCGCGGGCGTTACGAATTCCACAAAAAACCTATTTAAAGCACTGGACACAAAACATTGATTTGATTTTACATGTTCAAAGGCTACTTACCGAAAGAATGACAACCATACAAAGCCAAAGAGCTTTAACTAAAGCCCCTCTTTCATCTAAAATTGCATCTTTGCTTATTAACCTTATCGACAAGCAGACTGCGATTCATGACAACATCCAGATTCCTATTCCTCTGACTCGTAAAGAGATTGCAGATTCAGTGGGATCATCTGTGGAGTCTATCATCAGAATCATGAGTGAATGGTCCAAAAAAGGTTATATTTCCACGAATGAACAGACCATTACTATTGCCAACACCGCAAAAATCATTGAGATCATGAAAGCGGAACAATAG
- a CDS encoding alginate export family protein produces the protein MARVRYESFNSYDLEGAHRAFIGSRFWLLGTVKHEGYAFVFQPQFARTWGQEVDGLTASGGVVDPEAHVHQAYMLAPLYSHFNIKLGRQELAYGDELILGAVGWSNIGRSFDALKVEFEISNLQLDMFVSKLVDRNAVGPSVGDTDLYGMYFKMQNPFEILKETDLYVFGLNDKSLSPRQDILTAGARFTGKLHSFDHRLETIYQKIASSNEGQVDAEVGFTHELLGRLALNYFMATEHYNQMFPTAHKWLGIGDMVARRNIQGYQVKFQKNWNAKFKTELTYHNMFRYSTSETAYRMNGTTALGDTGLSSKNIAQEYDLIFNYVYDKNLSYQIGGAVFVPENYLKESGKDKTYTFGYLQVMLKL, from the coding sequence ATGGCTCGCGTAAGGTATGAGTCTTTTAATAGCTATGATTTAGAAGGTGCGCATCGTGCCTTCATCGGTTCAAGGTTTTGGTTGCTGGGAACGGTCAAGCATGAAGGATATGCTTTTGTATTTCAACCACAGTTTGCAAGAACATGGGGACAAGAGGTTGATGGTCTGACCGCAAGCGGTGGGGTTGTCGACCCCGAAGCGCATGTCCACCAAGCATATATGCTAGCTCCTCTGTACTCTCATTTTAATATTAAACTTGGGCGCCAAGAGTTGGCCTATGGGGATGAACTGATTTTAGGAGCCGTAGGGTGGAGCAATATTGGTCGAAGTTTTGATGCCTTAAAAGTGGAGTTTGAAATTTCAAACCTTCAGTTAGATATGTTTGTCAGTAAACTTGTAGATCGAAATGCAGTGGGCCCTTCTGTGGGTGATACGGATCTTTATGGTATGTATTTTAAAATGCAAAACCCATTCGAGATTTTAAAAGAGACCGACCTCTATGTTTTTGGTTTGAATGATAAGAGCCTTTCGCCAAGACAAGATATTTTAACTGCTGGTGCGCGATTTACAGGAAAGCTGCACAGCTTTGATCACCGCTTGGAAACCATATACCAAAAGATCGCTAGCTCCAATGAAGGACAAGTTGATGCTGAGGTGGGCTTTACCCATGAGCTTTTGGGCCGCCTAGCTTTGAATTACTTTATGGCCACAGAACACTACAACCAGATGTTTCCTACGGCCCACAAATGGCTAGGGATCGGAGACATGGTAGCTAGAAGAAATATCCAAGGGTATCAAGTTAAATTTCAAAAAAATTGGAATGCAAAATTTAAAACTGAACTGACTTACCACAATATGTTTCGATACTCTACTTCAGAGACGGCCTATCGTATGAATGGAACCACTGCTTTAGGAGACACAGGTTTATCTAGCAAAAATATTGCACAAGAGTATGATCTGATCTTTAATTATGTCTACGATAAAAATCTAAGTTACCAGATTGGTGGAGCTGTGTTCGTACCAGAAAACTATTTAAAAGAAAGCGGAAAGGACAAAACCTACACCTTTGGTTATCTACAAGTGATGCTCAAGCTTTAG